Proteins from a single region of Mytilus trossulus isolate FHL-02 chromosome 2, PNRI_Mtr1.1.1.hap1, whole genome shotgun sequence:
- the LOC134708440 gene encoding checkpoint protein HUS1-like, whose amino-acid sequence MKFRGKIVDIGCIHHFTRVIGTLSKLIKSCVLRITPGNWYFILAEKLANGGIQIWCELPQGHFFDEYAMEGVSKEANEIYLEVAPDNIVKALKTASNAKWIKIKLTKKHVPCLTFEIDQPTLSSHSRTVVHDVPVSVIPRRLWEDYEEPELPHFDVSIAMPQMKLLKNMIDKMKNLSNHMVLSANQNGEMKLSVETDMAAVSTHFRDLINPSTLDQVPSSHDSSPERVKDPNEFSKARIDIRKFAQFLSGQLVNPTKVICNIVHNKVVHFLLLNEDVSLQYFMPVVAS is encoded by the exons ATGAAGTTTAGAGGGAAAATCGTTGATATAGGATGTATTCACCATTTCACAA gAGTGATAGGAACTCTCTCAAAACTAATTAAAAGTTGTGTCTTGAGAATAACCCCTGGCAACTGGTATTTTATACTTGCTGAAAAGCTGGCTAATGGAGGAATCCAGATCTGGTGTGAACTACCTCAG GGTCATTTCTTTGACGAATATGCAATGGAAGGTGTTTCTAAGGAAGCTAATGAGATTTACTTAGAGGTTGCTCCAGATAATATTGTTAAAGCACTAAAAACAGCTAGCAATGCCAAGTGGATCAAgattaaattgacaaaaaaacatgtcCCTTGTCTTACTTTTGAAATTGATCAG CCAACCCTCAGTTCCCACAGCAGAACAGTAGTCCATGATGTTCCAGTTTCTGTTATACCCAGAAGATTATGGGAAGACTATGAAGAACCAGAACTTCCACACTTTGAT GTCAGTATAGCTATGCCACAGATGAAGTTATTGAAGAATATGATAGATAAAATGAAGAATCTCAGTAATCACATG GTTCTATCAGCCAATCAGAATGGAGAGATGAAATTAAGTGTAGAGACGGACATGGCAGCAGTCAGTACACATTTCAGAGACCTGATCAACCCTTCTA CTTTAGACCAAGTACCAAGTTCTCATGACAGTTCTCCAGAAAGGGTAAAAGATCCCAATGAGTTCAGCAAGGCCAGGatagatatcagaaaatttGCCCAGTTTCTATCAGGACAGCTGGTTAATCCAACTAAAGTTATATGTA ATATTGTTCACAACAAAGTTGTCCATTTCCTTCTGCTGAATGAAGATGTCTCATTACAGTATTTTATGCCAGTTGTAGCTTCATGA